A DNA window from Camelina sativa cultivar DH55 chromosome 13, Cs, whole genome shotgun sequence contains the following coding sequences:
- the LOC104737634 gene encoding WAT1-related protein At4g01440-like yields MGYCDGKWTPVIIMVIINSALGLCNALVKKVLDGGVNHMVIATYRLAISTLFLAPYAFFWERRTRPKLTLNILAQLFFSALVGASLTQYFFLLGLSYTSATLACAFISMTPAITFVMALIFRVENLNMKSKAVMGMVMGTLICVGGALLLTTYKGVPLTKNGKLETHQLMNNKPAMKPENWLVGCLLLFAGSSCFGLWMLIQSKVNEKYPCQYSSTAVLSFSTIQCALLSLIKSRDIGAWILTDKLDIITVVYAGAVAQGICTVGTSWCIRKRGPIFTSVFTPVGLIFATLFDFSILHRQICLGSVIGSGVVIFGLYIFLLGKVRQMKEECAKSSPSHLNEDGGEDDEQYKKGHLSVVPMTP; encoded by the exons ATGGGTTACTGCGATGGCAAATGGACGCCAGTGATTATTATGGTTATCATTAATTCGGCGCTGGGTTTATGTAATGCTTTGGTTAAAAAGGTACTCGATGGTGGTGTTAACCATATGGTTATCGCAACATATCGTCTCGCTATCTCCACCTTATTTTTGGCACCATACGCATTTTTTTGGGAACG gAGAACAAGACCGAAACTTACGCTCAACATCTTGGCTCAGCTTTTCTTCAGTGCTCTTGTTGG ggCAAGTTTGACTCAGTATTTCTTCCTACTGGGGCTATCATACACGTCAGCTACGTTAGCATGTGCTTTTATTAGCATGACACCCGCGATTACATTCGTTATGGCTCTAATATTCAG GGTAGAgaatctaaacatgaaaagtAAAGCAGTTATGGGGATGGTGATGGGCACTTTGATATGCGTAGGAGGAGCTTTATTACTCACAACGTACAAAGGTGTTCCCTTGACAAAAAATGGAAAACTAGAAACTCATCAGTTGATGAACAATAAACCCGCAATGAAACCCGAAAATTGGTTAGTCGGATGCTTACTTCTCTTTGCGGGTAGTAGCTGTTTCGGGTTGTGGATGCTGATACAGTCCAAAGTGAATGAAAAGTACCCATGTCAATACTCGAGTACTGCCGTATTATCTTTTTCCACCATCCAATGCGCCCTTCTAAGCCTCATTAAATCTCGAGATATCGGGGCTTGGATCCTCACAGATAAACTCGACATTATCACCGTTGTTTACGCA GGAGCGGTAGCACAAGGAATATGTACGGTGGGAACGTCTTGGTGCATCAGAAAGAGAGGGCCAATCTTTACTTCTGTTTTTACTCCCGTGGGGCTTATATTCGCTACACTATTTGATTTCTCGATTCTTCATCGTCAAATTTGCCTTGGAAG TGTTATCGGATCTGGGGTTGTAATCTTTGGACTATACATATTCTTGTTGGGAAAAGTCAGGCAAATGAAGGAAGAGTGTGCAAAGAGTTCACCTTCTCATTTAAATGAAGAcggaggagaagatgatgaacaaTACAAAAAGGGTCATCTTAGTGTTGTTCCAATGACTCCTTGA
- the LOC104737636 gene encoding WAT1-related protein At4g01430-like, with translation MVMKEEQWAPVIVMLISSVAMGSVNALVKKALDVGVNHMIFGAYRMAISALILVPFSCIWERKTRPKLTFMLLCEHFFSGLLGASLMQFFFLLGLSYTSATVSMALVSMLPAITFALALVFRIENTQNLKSKSGVLKVMGTLICIMGAMFLTFYKGPEISNHHSHPGVLQKNKNTLHNNGHDQTKNWFLGCLYLIIGTVLLSLWMLFQGKLSLKYPGNKYSSTCLMSVFAAFQCAILSLYKSREVEDWIIEDKFVIFIILYAGIVGQAMSTVVTSWSIKMTGAVFVSTFAPVSLVAATLFDFLILRSPLYLGSILGSVVTITGLYVFLWGKKSEIDQSVSNTLTTSNENIESEDHRITNAKDTKLPV, from the exons atggtgaTGAAGGAAGAACAATGGGCACCAGTAATAGTAATGTTAATATCAAGTGTTGCAATGGGATCAGTGAATGCTCTCGTTAAGAAAGCACTCGATGTTGGTGTTAACCATATGATCTTTGGTGCTTATAGAATGGCTATTTCTGCTCTAATCTTGGTTCCGTTTTCTTGTATCTGGGAGAG GAAAACAAGACCAAAGCTAACCTTCATGCTTTTGTGCGAACACTTCTTCAGCGGATTACTTGG GGCAAGTTTGatgcaatttttctttttgcttggACTATCGTACACGTCAGCAACTGTTTCGATGGCTCTAGTTAGCATGTTACCTGCTATCACCTTTGCGTTAGCCCTTGTTTTCAG GATAGAGAATACCCAAAACCTAAAGAGCAAATCAGGTGTGCTGAAAGTAATGGGAACCCTAATTTGCATAATGGGAGCAATGTTCTTGACATTTTACAAAGGCCCGGAGATATCAAACCATCATTCTCATCCAGGAGTTCttcaaaagaacaagaacacgTTACATAACAATGGtcacgaccaaacaaaaaactggTTTCTAGGCTGTCTATATCTGATCATTGGAACAGTGTTGTTATCTCTATGGATGTTGTTTCAAGGGAAATTAAGCTTAAAATATCCTGGCAATAAATACTCAAGCACTTGTCTCATGTCAGTCTTCGCAGCATTTCAATGTGCCATTTTGAGTCTTTATAAGAGTAGAGAGGTCGAAGATTGGATCATCGAAGATAAATTTGTCATTTTCATCATCCTTTACGCT GGAATAGTGGGACAAGCGATGTCGACAGTTGTAACGTCATGGTCAATAAAAATGACAGGAGCAGTTTTCGTGTCAACATTCGCCCCCGTCAGTCTGGTTGCCGCTACGTTATTCGATTTCCTCATCTTACGCTCTCCTTTATACCTCGGCAG CATACTTGGATCCGTAGTGACTATAACGGGTCTCTACGTGTTTCTTTGGGGGAAGAAGAGTGAGATAGATCAGTCTGTTTCGAATACATTGACCACTTCCAATGAGAACATTGAAAGCGAAGACCATAGGATAACAAATGCTAAGGATACTAAATTGCCCGTTTGA